A genomic window from Chlorobium phaeobacteroides DSM 266 includes:
- the glmS gene encoding glutamine--fructose-6-phosphate transaminase (isomerizing), translating to MCGIVGYIGKRDAAPLLLHGLKRLEYRGYDSAGIAVIGEERVKEKEEERAERDVSGEEGIRVVKRKGNVAALAEAIAGCDGGFLGATVGIGHTRWATHGDPSDRNAHPHLNEAGDIALIHNGIIENHAALRVELEKYGYSFVSDTDSEVLVHLIDHLWANIPFLDFESAVRQALSIVEGAYGICVISMREPDRLIVARKGSPLVIGVGEGEYFVASDAAPLVEYTRHVVYLADGDMAVVRRDGFKVKSIGNIERESMVTELDFEIEEIEKGGFEHFMLKEIFEQPSVMRDVMRGRVSVEHNALHLGGIQDHLDTLRGAKRMVILACGTSWHAGLIGKYLIEEFARICVEVDYASEFRYRNPIVGPGDVVIVISQSGETADTLAALRIAKERGATVMGICNVVGSTIARETHFGMYTHAGPEIGVASTKAFTAQVVALFMIAVQLRMGNPEMSGVETSVLLQELLAVPDKAEQILRLNDDILSIAESYWDAEHVLYLGRGYNFPVALEGALKLKEISYIHAEGYPAAEMKHGPIALIDEDVPVVFIAIRDHSYRKVLSNIEEVRSRKGRVIAIATEGDREIGRIAEHVIYIPEAAAALMPLLTVIPLQLLAYHIATLRGCNVDRPRNLAKSVTVE from the coding sequence ATGTGCGGAATTGTTGGATATATCGGTAAGCGGGATGCGGCTCCGTTGCTTTTGCATGGGTTGAAGCGGCTTGAGTATCGGGGGTATGATTCTGCTGGTATTGCGGTGATCGGTGAAGAACGTGTTAAGGAGAAAGAGGAAGAGCGTGCAGAGCGTGATGTGTCTGGCGAGGAAGGGATTCGGGTTGTGAAGCGGAAGGGGAATGTTGCGGCTCTTGCTGAGGCGATTGCTGGTTGCGATGGCGGGTTTTTGGGTGCTACGGTGGGTATCGGGCACACCCGGTGGGCGACGCATGGCGATCCGAGCGACAGGAATGCGCATCCTCATCTGAATGAAGCGGGTGATATTGCGCTGATTCATAATGGCATTATTGAGAATCATGCGGCTTTGCGCGTAGAGCTGGAGAAGTATGGGTATTCGTTTGTGAGCGATACGGATTCGGAAGTGCTGGTGCATCTGATTGATCATTTGTGGGCGAATATTCCGTTTCTTGATTTCGAGTCGGCGGTACGGCAGGCTTTGAGCATCGTTGAGGGGGCGTATGGTATCTGCGTTATTTCGATGCGCGAGCCTGACCGGTTGATTGTTGCCCGTAAAGGGAGCCCGCTGGTGATCGGCGTTGGTGAGGGGGAGTATTTTGTTGCATCCGATGCTGCTCCGCTTGTTGAGTACACGAGGCATGTGGTCTATCTTGCCGATGGGGATATGGCTGTCGTAAGGCGCGACGGGTTTAAGGTCAAGTCTATCGGAAATATCGAGCGGGAGAGTATGGTGACGGAGCTTGATTTTGAGATTGAGGAGATCGAGAAGGGCGGGTTTGAGCATTTTATGCTGAAGGAGATATTTGAGCAGCCATCAGTGATGCGCGATGTGATGCGCGGCAGGGTGAGTGTTGAGCATAATGCGCTGCATCTTGGGGGTATACAGGATCATCTGGATACGTTGCGGGGTGCGAAGCGAATGGTGATTCTTGCGTGCGGAACAAGCTGGCATGCGGGGCTGATCGGGAAGTATCTGATCGAGGAGTTTGCCCGGATTTGCGTTGAGGTCGATTATGCTTCGGAGTTTCGGTACCGGAACCCGATCGTTGGTCCGGGCGATGTGGTGATCGTGATCTCTCAGTCGGGGGAGACGGCCGATACGCTTGCCGCTCTGCGTATTGCGAAGGAGAGGGGCGCGACGGTTATGGGGATATGCAATGTGGTTGGTTCGACGATTGCTCGCGAAACGCATTTTGGCATGTATACGCATGCGGGGCCTGAAATCGGTGTGGCGTCAACCAAGGCGTTTACGGCCCAGGTTGTTGCGCTGTTTATGATTGCGGTACAGTTGAGAATGGGAAATCCGGAGATGAGCGGGGTTGAAACTTCGGTTCTTCTTCAGGAGTTGCTTGCGGTTCCCGATAAGGCTGAGCAGATTCTTCGGCTGAATGATGACATTTTGTCTATTGCGGAGAGTTATTGGGATGCCGAGCATGTTCTGTATCTCGGTAGGGGGTATAATTTCCCTGTTGCTTTGGAGGGGGCGCTGAAGTTGAAGGAGATCTCTTATATCCATGCCGAGGGGTATCCGGCAGCGGAGATGAAGCATGGTCCGATTGCTTTGATTGATGAGGATGTGCCGGTGGTATTTATTGCTATCCGGGATCATTCGTACAGGAAGGTGCTGAGCAATATTGAGGAGGTTCGAAGCCGGAAGGGGCGCGTGATTGCTATTGCTACGGAGGGCGATCGGGAAATCGGACGGATTGCCGAGCATGTGATTTATATCCCCGAAGCCGCTGCTGCGCTGATGCCGTTGTTGACGGTTATTCCGTTGCAGCTTCTGGCTTACCATATCGCAACGTTGCGCGGCTGCAATGTCGATCGCCCAAGAAATCTCGCCAAGTCAGTGACGGTGGAGTGA
- a CDS encoding acyltransferase family protein, translating into MNKTYRTDIDGLRAIAIIPVILFHLGYLSNGYLGVDIFFVISGYLITGLVFNEVEENKFSVLKFYERRIRRIIPLVLFTTLIAFILGLIFMLPDDLENLCQSVFASNFSANNILMKITSADYWAVKNDYKPLMHTWSLGIEEQFYLLYPVIFFFLKGAKKKFILPLLIFLTILSLTAFFKSTNISSKFYFLQYRFFELSIGGICAIYFSKRNPFINTSKSQYILYFLLIALVFLLFFNSIRGNDIKILTTTILTAGILVLGGLHFENNSLYRALISNKVFTGIGKISFSLYMWHQIVFAFSRYFLVDEITLIYAIALSIIVLVLSIITYFTIENPFRNRSKIKTKPLLIIVSFSFLIITSASLYVYMVGGNIKNVPELGINKSNRPSQLNFFSSQSNINIQYNEDIRALDKPFSDNKQGIGIKSDKVKVLVLGNSFGRDVANVLLESSFKDTIEVRYSDLASKSDDELKSRIKNADFIFFGSNYPTKELIAKYNIDMNKVWIIGTKDFGNSNGIHYNRKIENYSNYRTSMKTGVLENNLHLKKEWGEKYIDLIGLIDDSEGKVLVFSPDGKFLSQDTVHFTKYGAMFFARLLDSKFRDIMKLT; encoded by the coding sequence ATGAACAAAACTTACCGGACAGACATTGATGGACTTAGAGCAATTGCAATAATTCCAGTTATTCTTTTTCACTTAGGATATTTATCAAACGGTTACCTTGGTGTTGATATTTTTTTTGTAATAAGTGGTTACTTGATAACAGGACTTGTATTTAATGAAGTTGAGGAAAATAAATTTTCCGTACTTAAATTTTATGAAAGAAGAATAAGACGAATTATTCCGTTGGTTTTATTTACGACATTAATAGCCTTTATACTGGGATTGATATTTATGTTACCTGATGACTTGGAAAATTTGTGCCAATCAGTATTCGCTTCTAACTTTTCAGCCAATAATATCCTAATGAAAATAACAAGTGCTGATTATTGGGCTGTTAAAAATGATTACAAACCTTTAATGCATACTTGGAGTTTGGGAATTGAAGAACAATTTTATCTGCTTTATCCTGTGATATTTTTCTTTTTAAAGGGCGCCAAGAAAAAATTTATACTCCCATTATTAATATTTTTAACAATTTTATCATTAACAGCATTTTTTAAATCGACTAATATATCCTCGAAATTTTATTTTCTTCAGTACAGATTTTTTGAGTTATCAATTGGTGGTATATGTGCAATATATTTCAGCAAAAGAAACCCTTTTATTAATACATCAAAAAGTCAATATATTTTATACTTTCTTTTAATTGCTTTAGTTTTCTTGTTGTTTTTTAACTCAATAAGGGGTAATGATATTAAAATTCTGACAACTACAATATTAACAGCGGGAATTTTAGTATTAGGCGGTTTGCACTTTGAAAATAATTCCTTATACAGAGCTTTAATTTCAAATAAGGTATTTACAGGCATTGGCAAAATTAGTTTCAGTCTATATATGTGGCATCAAATAGTGTTTGCTTTTTCTCGTTACTTTCTTGTAGATGAAATTACTTTAATTTACGCAATAGCCCTATCAATAATTGTTTTAGTATTGTCTATAATTACTTATTTCACCATTGAAAATCCTTTCCGCAATAGAAGCAAAATAAAGACAAAGCCACTATTGATAATTGTTAGTTTTTCATTCTTAATTATTACAAGTGCTTCATTATATGTTTATATGGTTGGTGGTAACATTAAGAATGTGCCAGAACTTGGAATAAACAAATCAAACAGACCATCACAGTTAAACTTTTTTAGTAGTCAAAGCAACATCAACATTCAATACAATGAAGATATTAGAGCTTTGGACAAACCCTTTTCTGACAATAAACAAGGAATTGGGATAAAATCTGATAAAGTCAAAGTCTTGGTTCTTGGAAATAGTTTTGGTCGTGACGTGGCAAACGTTCTATTGGAATCTTCTTTTAAAGATACTATTGAGGTACGATATTCTGATTTAGCTTCAAAATCAGACGATGAATTGAAAAGTAGAATTAAAAATGCTGATTTCATTTTCTTTGGGAGCAATTACCCTACTAAAGAGCTAATAGCAAAATATAATATTGATATGAATAAAGTTTGGATTATTGGCACGAAGGATTTTGGAAATAGTAATGGAATTCATTACAACAGAAAAATAGAAAATTATTCAAATTATAGAACTTCAATGAAAACTGGGGTTTTAGAAAATAATCTGCATTTGAAAAAAGAATGGGGCGAAAAATATATTGACCTAATAGGGTTAATTGATGATTCAGAAGGTAAAGTTCTTGTTTTTAGCCCTGATGGAAAATTTTTAAGTCAAGACACAGTACATTTTACAAAATATGGAGCAATGTTTTTTGCGAGACTTTTAGACTCTAAATTTAGAGATATAATGAAATTGACATAG
- a CDS encoding NeuD/PglB/VioB family sugar acetyltransferase, translated as MERILIVGAGGHGRSVAESIELRGNFQIAGFIDDSYPEKKQVWDYPVLGAVEDISVFSDRAESLVVAIGNNRVRKALFGKAKASGFMLPSIIHPAAFVSSRAVIGEGCSIMAGAVVGTEAVLGRGCVVNVNASADHHCRLEDFAHLGVGVQLAGGVIVGDSAWLQAGSSAGYGVVVPAGSLVLPGVGLIG; from the coding sequence ATGGAAAGAATATTGATTGTTGGGGCTGGGGGGCATGGGCGTTCTGTTGCTGAGTCGATTGAGTTGAGAGGAAACTTTCAGATTGCTGGTTTTATTGATGACAGTTATCCTGAAAAAAAGCAGGTGTGGGATTATCCTGTTTTAGGCGCAGTGGAGGATATTTCCGTTTTTTCTGATAGAGCTGAATCTCTTGTTGTTGCTATTGGTAACAATCGGGTGCGCAAGGCTCTTTTCGGTAAGGCAAAAGCGTCAGGATTTATGCTGCCGTCAATCATTCATCCGGCGGCTTTTGTTTCGTCTCGTGCTGTTATTGGAGAAGGTTGCAGCATTATGGCCGGTGCTGTTGTTGGTACTGAGGCTGTTCTTGGCCGTGGTTGTGTTGTGAATGTGAATGCTTCGGCGGATCATCACTGTCGGCTTGAAGACTTTGCTCATCTTGGTGTTGGTGTTCAGCTTGCTGGCGGGGTAATAGTTGGAGATTCAGCATGGTTGCAGGCTGGTTCGTCAGCAGGATATGGCGTGGTCGTGCCAGCCGGGTCTCTCGTGTTGCCTGGGGTTGGGTTGATTGGGTGA
- the gmd gene encoding GDP-mannose 4,6-dehydratase, which translates to MSLLSTQDSALSTSKPRVALITGITGQDGSYLAEFLLERGYDVHGIKRRASSFNTQRIDHLYQDRHEIEKSSSLSTQEKRGSLFLHYGDLTDSSNLTRIISEVQPDEVYNLGAQSHVAVSFESPEYTADVDAMGTLRLLEAIRFLGLEKKTRFYQASTSELYGLVQEIPQRESTPFYPRSPYAVAKLYAYWITVNYREAYGMYACNGILFNHESSRRGETFVTRKITRCLANITQGLEECLYVGNMNALRDWGHAKDYVRMQWMMLQQEQPRDYVIATGVQYSVRQFIEKAAVQLGITIRWEGTGINEVGIVDSLSIQHSALSTGSVIVRVDPRYFRPAEVETLLGDPAKAKADLGWVPEITLDEMVEEMVAYDLDLARRHALLKANGYTVEVSKES; encoded by the coding sequence ATGTCTTTACTCAGCACTCAGGACTCAGCACTCAGCACTTCAAAGCCTCGCGTTGCTCTTATTACCGGCATAACCGGCCAGGATGGTTCTTATCTGGCGGAGTTTTTGCTTGAAAGGGGTTATGATGTGCATGGCATCAAGCGCAGAGCCAGTTCTTTCAATACCCAGCGTATCGACCATCTTTATCAGGATCGCCATGAAATAGAAAAATCTTCTTCACTCAGTACGCAGGAAAAGCGAGGATCGCTTTTCCTGCATTACGGCGACCTGACTGATAGCAGTAATCTTACTCGCATTATCTCGGAGGTGCAGCCTGATGAGGTTTATAATCTTGGTGCACAGAGTCATGTTGCGGTGAGCTTTGAGTCGCCTGAGTATACGGCTGATGTTGATGCCATGGGAACCCTTCGCCTGCTTGAGGCGATCCGTTTTCTGGGGCTTGAAAAGAAAACCCGCTTTTATCAGGCATCCACTTCAGAGCTGTATGGTCTGGTGCAGGAGATTCCGCAGCGGGAGAGTACGCCTTTTTATCCCCGCAGCCCTTATGCTGTGGCGAAACTCTATGCTTACTGGATTACGGTGAACTATCGTGAGGCTTACGGGATGTATGCCTGCAATGGCATCCTGTTTAACCATGAGTCGTCACGAAGGGGAGAGACCTTTGTGACGCGCAAGATCACCCGATGCCTTGCCAATATTACTCAGGGGCTCGAAGAGTGTCTGTATGTTGGCAACATGAATGCCCTGCGTGACTGGGGTCATGCGAAGGATTATGTGCGCATGCAGTGGATGATGCTGCAGCAGGAACAGCCGAGGGATTATGTTATTGCGACCGGCGTGCAGTACAGTGTCCGTCAGTTTATCGAAAAGGCTGCCGTACAGCTTGGCATCACCATTCGCTGGGAAGGCACCGGTATCAACGAAGTCGGTATTGTTGATTCACTCAGTATTCAGCACTCAGCACTCAGCACTGGTTCAGTTATTGTTCGGGTCGATCCGCGTTACTTCAGGCCTGCTGAGGTTGAGACCTTGCTTGGGGATCCGGCAAAGGCGAAAGCTGATCTTGGCTGGGTACCGGAAATTACGCTTGACGAGATGGTCGAGGAGATGGTAGCGTACGATCTCGATCTCGCCCGGCGTCACGCCCTCCTCAAAGCCAATGGTTATACCGTGGAGGTCAGCAAGGAGAGTTGA
- a CDS encoding four helix bundle protein — MKVEKFEDLIAWQKARELTKAIYHVTAEGQFSKDFGLRDQIRRASVSVMSNISEGFERSSLNEFHQFLVIAKASCAEVRSQLYVALDAGYINEITFQELNQQATEVSRITGGLRVSISKQRS, encoded by the coding sequence ATGAAGGTTGAAAAATTTGAGGATTTGATTGCCTGGCAGAAAGCTCGTGAATTGACAAAAGCTATCTATCACGTAACTGCCGAAGGTCAATTTTCAAAAGATTTTGGTCTCCGTGACCAGATTCGCAGAGCATCGGTGTCTGTTATGTCGAATATTTCGGAAGGATTTGAAAGAAGTTCTCTGAATGAATTCCATCAATTTTTGGTAATTGCCAAAGCCTCATGTGCCGAGGTCAGATCACAACTCTATGTTGCTCTGGATGCCGGATATATCAATGAAATAACATTTCAGGAATTAAATCAGCAAGCAACCGAAGTATCAAGAATTACGGGCGGCTTGCGAGTATCAATATCGAAACAAAGATCCTGA
- a CDS encoding GDP-L-fucose synthase family protein — protein sequence MHQKIYIAGHRGMVGSAIVRNLLAGGLSSDNLLFRTHVELDLTCQAAVRSFFEKEMPDQVYLAAAKVGGIHANNTYPAEFIYQNLMIEANIIHEAWRAGVKKLLFLGSSCIYPKMVPQPMSESALLTGPLEPTNEPYAIAKIAGIKLCESYNRQYGESHGTDYRSVMPTNLYGPGDNYHPENSHVIPALIRRFHEAKLSMECTAYFPLSNPYSVLIWGTGTPRREFLNVDDMAAASVHVMNLDKAVYEANTQPMLSHINVGCGEDITIKELAETIAKVVGYTGNIDFDPSKPDGTPRKLMDSTRLNKLGWRPKIDLVSGLRVAYDDFLKSSYASAEQ from the coding sequence ATGCATCAAAAAATATATATTGCTGGTCATCGGGGTATGGTTGGTTCGGCCATTGTTCGTAACCTTCTTGCCGGAGGGCTCAGCTCGGATAATCTTCTTTTCAGAACTCATGTCGAGCTTGATCTTACCTGTCAGGCTGCGGTGCGTTCATTTTTCGAAAAGGAGATGCCTGATCAGGTTTACCTTGCTGCGGCTAAAGTTGGCGGAATTCATGCCAACAATACGTATCCGGCGGAGTTCATCTATCAGAATTTGATGATCGAGGCGAATATTATTCATGAGGCATGGCGAGCGGGTGTTAAGAAATTGTTGTTTCTTGGTTCCAGTTGTATCTATCCCAAGATGGTGCCGCAGCCGATGAGCGAAAGCGCTTTGCTCACCGGTCCGCTTGAGCCGACCAACGAACCCTACGCCATAGCTAAAATTGCCGGCATAAAACTTTGCGAAAGTTATAACCGCCAGTATGGAGAGAGTCATGGCACCGACTACCGCAGCGTCATGCCGACCAATCTCTATGGTCCAGGTGACAACTACCACCCGGAAAACAGCCACGTTATCCCAGCCCTCATCCGCCGCTTCCACGAAGCCAAACTCTCCATGGAATGCACAGCCTACTTTCCACTTTCCAATCCCTATTCCGTACTTATTTGGGGCACCGGCACGCCAAGACGTGAATTTCTCAACGTTGACGATATGGCAGCAGCCAGCGTTCACGTGATGAACCTTGATAAAGCGGTATATGAGGCCAATACGCAACCAATGCTCAGCCATATCAACGTCGGTTGTGGCGAGGATATAACCATAAAAGAGCTTGCGGAAACAATCGCAAAAGTAGTCGGCTATACCGGTAACATTGATTTCGACCCATCAAAACCAGACGGCACCCCAAGAAAACTCATGGACAGCACCCGCCTTAACAAGCTCGGTTGGCGGCCAAAAATCGATTTAGTCAGTGGCTTAAGAGTTGCGTATGATGATTTTTTAAAATCATCATACGCGAGTGCTGAGCAATGA
- a CDS encoding IS630 family transposase translates to MMKNDARSYTSDQQKLLRIKAVDMVFREGFTQRATAKALGVSRQHVVKWCKAFSSGSYEALELGRRGRRPGEQMLLQPWQCAVIFNTIRDKTPDQLKMPFVLWERIGVRELIKKKFGITLALRTVGEYLKRWGMTPQRPIERAYERSSQAVENWLNNDYPAIQKKAEEEGATILWGDETGVQNTSNVGRSYSPSGKTPVIRQSGKKIKTNMISAITNRGKVRFMIYPGKMNQQMFIRFLERVIATIPGKVLFIVDNLKVHHGKKVAEWVTEHIGRIELFYIPSYSPDLNPDEYLNRDLKKNVNSRAIPRTEVELKMNLLSFMRKLQKLPDRVMSYFNSSPIKYAARAEAV, encoded by the coding sequence ATGATGAAAAATGATGCTCGATCCTATACGTCAGACCAACAGAAACTGCTGAGAATCAAGGCAGTCGACATGGTATTCAGGGAAGGTTTCACCCAGCGTGCCACCGCCAAGGCCCTTGGAGTTTCACGCCAGCATGTCGTCAAGTGGTGCAAGGCCTTTTCATCCGGAAGCTACGAGGCGCTTGAGCTTGGCCGTCGAGGCCGACGCCCAGGCGAACAAATGCTTCTTCAGCCGTGGCAATGCGCCGTTATTTTCAACACCATTCGTGACAAGACTCCCGATCAGCTGAAAATGCCTTTTGTGCTTTGGGAGCGAATCGGTGTGCGCGAACTTATCAAAAAGAAATTTGGCATCACCTTGGCATTGCGAACGGTCGGCGAGTATCTGAAGCGCTGGGGCATGACCCCGCAACGCCCTATAGAACGTGCTTATGAAAGAAGCTCACAGGCGGTAGAAAACTGGCTGAACAATGACTATCCCGCTATCCAGAAAAAGGCTGAAGAAGAGGGAGCAACGATTCTCTGGGGAGATGAGACCGGGGTGCAGAACACGTCCAATGTTGGCCGAAGCTATTCTCCAAGCGGGAAAACGCCGGTAATCAGGCAATCAGGAAAGAAGATCAAGACGAACATGATCTCGGCCATAACGAACCGAGGAAAAGTCCGATTCATGATTTACCCCGGCAAGATGAACCAACAGATGTTCATTCGTTTTCTGGAACGCGTGATCGCAACGATTCCGGGCAAGGTCTTGTTCATCGTTGACAACCTTAAGGTTCATCACGGCAAAAAGGTAGCCGAATGGGTTACTGAGCACATCGGGCGAATTGAGCTGTTCTATATCCCTTCTTACAGCCCTGATCTGAACCCCGATGAGTATTTGAATCGCGACCTTAAAAAGAACGTAAACAGCCGCGCTATTCCCCGAACGGAAGTGGAGCTTAAGATGAATCTCTTATCGTTCATGCGTAAGTTGCAGAAGTTGCCTGATCGGGTGATGAGTTACTTCAATTCAAGCCCGATCAAGTATGCTGCTCGTGCCGAAGCGGTGTAA
- a CDS encoding IS1380-like element ISCph9 family transposase, protein MNKKQHIQEILPTNDKLTGRAGLSLFALYLRNIQFFPIVDRMFGSMRKNSKGLPITELFVQMLSFFMDGTSRHLVWFDQLKADESYSAVLGSERLASSHTMKRFFGAFSFRRVYLFRKLLQDLFIWRLNQTKPKVIVLGLDTTVFDNNDAEKRHGVEPTYKKVKGFQPLQLNWGRYVVDAVFRGGKKHSNHGDTAEKMLRHMVGKIRTAYREDVPIIVRMDAGFYDDQIFNVCEELEIGYLCGGKQYANVIDEASESIDWQAYKKVTDERTSWMYTDFMCKQKTWKKERRTIFSTLWEDNGQYLLDGLCRDTVIITNIGKGEPIDKQLSAIEEEQWFKAETILARYHDRGTDELTNRALKTFGHEQLPFKRFPANAAWYYLMLLGNNLFESFKEDVTASVISVSVYAHTFRRQFIDTAAQIVCHSEKVQIKVPRAAYERLQFGKLFEICRNRLPQLC, encoded by the coding sequence ATTAATAAGAAACAGCATATTCAGGAAATTCTTCCAACAAATGACAAGTTGACCGGCAGGGCTGGCTTGAGCCTGTTTGCCCTGTATCTGCGCAATATCCAATTTTTTCCGATCGTTGATCGCATGTTTGGCAGCATGCGCAAGAACAGCAAGGGATTGCCGATCACCGAACTGTTCGTTCAAATGCTGAGCTTTTTCATGGATGGAACGAGTCGTCATCTGGTCTGGTTCGACCAGCTTAAGGCTGATGAGAGTTATTCGGCTGTCCTTGGTTCCGAACGATTGGCTTCATCGCATACCATGAAACGGTTCTTTGGTGCATTTTCCTTTCGGCGAGTCTACCTGTTCAGGAAGTTGTTGCAGGATCTGTTCATCTGGCGGCTGAACCAAACAAAACCCAAGGTTATTGTGCTTGGCCTCGATACGACGGTCTTCGACAACAATGATGCCGAAAAACGTCACGGCGTTGAACCCACGTATAAAAAGGTCAAAGGGTTCCAGCCCCTGCAACTGAATTGGGGCCGTTATGTGGTAGACGCGGTGTTCCGTGGCGGCAAGAAGCACTCCAATCATGGCGATACGGCCGAAAAGATGCTGCGGCATATGGTAGGGAAAATCCGGACAGCATACCGGGAAGATGTTCCCATCATTGTGCGTATGGACGCAGGGTTTTACGACGACCAGATCTTCAACGTCTGTGAAGAACTGGAGATCGGGTATCTGTGTGGCGGTAAACAATATGCCAACGTAATCGATGAAGCATCAGAGAGCATTGATTGGCAAGCCTACAAGAAAGTAACTGATGAACGGACAAGCTGGATGTATACGGATTTCATGTGCAAACAGAAGACGTGGAAGAAAGAACGGCGGACAATCTTCAGCACACTTTGGGAAGACAACGGGCAGTACTTACTCGACGGGTTATGTCGGGATACGGTGATCATTACCAACATTGGCAAGGGAGAACCAATCGACAAGCAGCTCAGCGCCATCGAAGAAGAGCAGTGGTTCAAAGCCGAAACGATTCTGGCCCGTTATCACGATCGGGGAACGGATGAACTCACTAACCGGGCACTGAAAACCTTTGGTCATGAACAATTGCCCTTCAAACGATTTCCGGCAAACGCAGCATGGTACTATCTGATGCTGCTGGGCAACAACCTCTTTGAATCCTTCAAGGAAGACGTGACAGCATCCGTTATATCGGTGTCGGTCTATGCTCATACCTTTCGTCGACAGTTCATCGATACCGCCGCTCAGATCGTTTGTCATTCAGAAAAGGTGCAGATAAAAGTCCCGAGAGCAGCTTATGAGCGGCTCCAATTCGGTAAGCTCTTTGAGATATGCCGGAATCGCTTGCCACAACTCTGTTAG
- a CDS encoding sugar transferase — protein MKRLFDITMSLLAFFVFGFPMLVVALFIKLTSKGPVLYWSDRVGKNNAIFRMPKFRTMLVDTPAVATHLMLDPDRFLTPIGKFLRKTSIDELPQLWSILIGDMSIVGPRPALFNQDDLIALRTEKGVHILTPGLSGPAQINGRDELPIPVKVEFDEYYLKNRSFLFDLKIIVQTIFKAVKGDGVTH, from the coding sequence ATGAAGCGACTTTTTGATATCACTATGTCGCTGCTGGCTTTTTTTGTGTTCGGTTTTCCGATGCTTGTTGTGGCTTTGTTCATAAAGCTTACGTCGAAAGGCCCGGTACTTTACTGGTCGGATCGTGTTGGAAAGAACAATGCTATTTTCAGGATGCCGAAGTTCCGCACCATGCTTGTTGATACGCCTGCGGTTGCAACCCACCTCATGTTAGATCCTGACAGATTTCTTACACCAATTGGCAAGTTTCTCCGGAAGACGAGCATTGATGAACTGCCTCAGCTCTGGAGCATTCTGATAGGAGATATGAGTATTGTCGGGCCTCGTCCGGCGTTGTTCAATCAGGATGATCTGATTGCTTTGCGGACTGAAAAAGGGGTGCATATATTGACTCCTGGACTTTCTGGCCCTGCGCAGATTAACGGCCGTGATGAATTGCCGATACCGGTAAAGGTTGAATTCGATGAGTATTATCTTAAAAATCGCTCCTTTCTTTTTGACCTGAAAATAATAGTTCAGACCATTTTTAAGGCGGTCAAGGGCGATGGAGTAACGCATTGA